From the Flavobacteriales bacterium genome, one window contains:
- a CDS encoding adenosylcobalamin-dependent ribonucleoside-diphosphate reductase — translation MNTTPTPKKALEGPFPFEEVLQQSIAYFRGDELAANVWINKYALKDSEGNIFERTPDDMHRRMASEIARIEAKYPKPFKEEEIFDVLKDFKYIIPQGGPMTGIGNDFQIASLSNCFVIGHDSNADSYGGIMKIDQEQVQLMKRRGGVGHDLSHIRPKGSPVMNSALSSTGIVPFMERYSNSTREVAQDGRRGALMLSISIQHPDAEKFIDAKLDGTKVTGANVSVRMDDAFMKAATTGTTYTQQYPIQSANPVYKQEIDASALWKKIIHNAWKSAEPGILFWDTIIKESVPDCYADLGFRTVSTNPCGEIPLCPYDSCRLLAVNLYSYVKNPFTPEAAFDFPLFRKHVRMAQRMMDDIIDLELEKIDAIIEKIAKDPEDEEIKRVESNLWKKIREKCLQGRRTGVGITAEGDMLAALNILYGSDDSIKFSERIHKTIALEAYRSSVDMAKDRGSFPIYDPVREEKNPFIGRIKHADPALYDDMVKYGRRNISLLTIAPTGTTSLMSQTTSGIEPVFMESYKRRRKVNPNDKNVRVDFVDEVGDAWEEYHVFHHHFITWFKANGYTEDQVKKMSDEELEELKKQSPYYKATANDVDWVAKVKLQGAVQKWVDHSISVTVNVPKDVNEELVANIYRTGWESGCKGITVYRDGSRSGVLVNDDKKKDKKDEPGLVSESKAPKRPKTLEAAVVRFQNNNEKWMAVVGLLNNKPYEIFTGRIEDVFTLPAWVDKGWVIKSRTEDGTSRYDFQYQDKEGYKVTFEGLSRSFNQEYWNYAKLISGVLRHGMPLPFVVHMVSGLNMNDEYLNTWKNGVVRALKKFIPDGTAPVDNECPDCGQGTLVYEEGCLNCKSCGHTKCA, via the coding sequence ATGAACACTACACCCACACCGAAGAAGGCCCTGGAAGGTCCGTTCCCCTTCGAAGAAGTGCTTCAGCAATCCATCGCTTACTTCCGGGGAGACGAGCTGGCAGCCAACGTATGGATCAATAAATATGCCCTGAAGGATTCCGAAGGCAATATCTTTGAACGCACACCCGATGACATGCACCGGAGAATGGCTTCCGAGATTGCGCGCATTGAAGCCAAATACCCGAAGCCTTTCAAGGAAGAAGAGATTTTCGATGTCCTGAAAGACTTCAAATACATTATCCCGCAAGGTGGTCCGATGACAGGCATCGGTAACGACTTTCAGATCGCATCCCTTTCCAACTGCTTCGTGATCGGACATGACAGCAATGCGGATTCTTACGGTGGCATCATGAAGATTGATCAGGAACAGGTACAGTTAATGAAACGCCGCGGCGGGGTAGGACATGACCTGTCGCACATTCGTCCCAAAGGAAGTCCTGTGATGAACAGCGCCCTCTCCTCTACCGGCATCGTACCATTCATGGAACGCTATTCCAACTCTACCCGGGAAGTTGCGCAAGACGGCAGAAGGGGCGCCCTGATGCTGAGCATCTCCATCCAGCATCCCGATGCTGAGAAGTTCATCGATGCGAAACTGGACGGCACCAAGGTCACCGGCGCCAATGTTTCCGTTAGAATGGATGATGCCTTTATGAAAGCGGCCACCACCGGCACCACGTATACACAACAATATCCTATCCAATCGGCCAACCCTGTTTACAAGCAGGAGATCGATGCTTCAGCACTCTGGAAAAAGATCATTCACAACGCATGGAAGTCCGCCGAACCCGGCATCCTGTTCTGGGATACCATCATCAAAGAATCCGTGCCCGACTGCTATGCAGACCTCGGCTTCAGAACCGTTTCCACCAATCCTTGCGGTGAGATCCCATTGTGCCCTTACGACAGCTGCCGGCTGCTCGCGGTGAACCTCTACAGCTATGTAAAGAACCCATTCACTCCGGAAGCCGCCTTTGACTTTCCGTTGTTCCGCAAGCATGTGCGGATGGCCCAGCGCATGATGGATGACATCATCGATCTGGAACTCGAAAAGATCGATGCCATCATCGAGAAGATTGCAAAAGATCCGGAGGATGAAGAGATCAAACGCGTTGAAAGTAATCTATGGAAGAAGATCAGGGAAAAATGTCTGCAAGGTCGTCGTACCGGTGTAGGCATCACAGCGGAAGGTGATATGCTGGCCGCTCTGAATATCCTCTACGGATCGGATGACTCCATCAAGTTCTCTGAAAGAATCCACAAGACCATTGCACTGGAAGCTTACCGCTCATCCGTAGACATGGCCAAAGACCGCGGATCCTTCCCGATCTATGATCCTGTCCGGGAAGAAAAGAATCCGTTCATCGGCCGCATCAAACACGCCGACCCCGCCCTTTATGACGACATGGTGAAATACGGACGCCGCAATATCTCCCTGCTGACGATCGCCCCTACCGGTACCACCAGCCTCATGTCCCAAACCACCTCAGGCATCGAGCCTGTGTTCATGGAGTCTTACAAAAGACGCCGCAAAGTAAATCCGAACGACAAGAATGTAAGGGTTGACTTTGTGGATGAAGTGGGAGATGCCTGGGAAGAATACCACGTTTTTCATCATCACTTCATCACCTGGTTCAAAGCCAATGGCTATACCGAAGATCAGGTCAAGAAGATGTCCGACGAGGAACTGGAAGAACTGAAGAAACAATCGCCTTATTACAAAGCCACTGCCAATGATGTAGACTGGGTCGCCAAGGTGAAACTCCAGGGCGCCGTGCAAAAATGGGTGGACCATTCCATCAGCGTTACCGTGAACGTACCGAAGGATGTGAATGAAGAACTCGTGGCCAACATCTACCGCACCGGCTGGGAAAGCGGTTGCAAAGGCATCACTGTTTACCGCGACGGTTCCCGCTCAGGCGTCCTGGTGAATGACGATAAAAAGAAAGACAAGAAGGATGAACCCGGTCTGGTCAGCGAATCCAAGGCACCGAAAAGACCTAAAACCCTGGAAGCTGCCGTTGTGAGGTTCCAGAACAACAACGAAAAATGGATGGCCGTGGTGGGTTTGCTTAACAACAAGCCTTACGAGATCTTCACCGGCCGCATCGAGGATGTATTCACCCTGCCTGCCTGGGTAGACAAAGGCTGGGTGATCAAGAGCCGCACGGAAGACGGAACATCCCGGTACGACTTCCAGTACCAGGACAAGGAAGGCTACAAAGTGACCTTCGAAGGACTATCACGTTCCTTCAACCAGGAATACTGGAACTATGCCAAGCTGATCTCCGGCGTACTCCGCCACGGCATGCCATTGCCATTCGTGGTGCACATGGTGTCCGGCCTTAACATGAATGATGAATATCTGAACACATGGAAGAACGGTGTGGTACGGGCGCTGAAGAAATTCATTCCCGACGGCACCGCTCCCGTGGATAACGAATGCCCCGACTGCGGACAAGGCACCCTGGTTTATGAAGAAGGCTGCCTGAACTGCAAAAGCTGCGGACATACCAAGTGCGCATAA